Proteins from a genomic interval of Cupriavidus pauculus:
- a CDS encoding DUF2950 domain-containing protein, with protein MTANSRLRLARALVTLGLGLALALPALAQKGFDTPEAAMNAFGDAVATSDDAAMTALLGASARRMIPPVGADLRYRFLSAWSQSHSVVRGEDGRARIAVGNDGWTLPIPLVSTNGRWHFDARAGSDEIRLRRIGRNELSTIQTMLAIYDAQHEYALGRHDGGGLVVYARKLVSSPGKQDGLYWPTRPGEPESPLGPAFIDAVTSHRGGSDGYNGYRYKLLTGQGPAAPGGRYTYLVDGKLFGGFAVLAWPARYGDTGIKSFMVSHDGQVYERDLGRDTPARAAAIATFDPGNGWSKVAPELLQPVPAMPAAQPTAATR; from the coding sequence ATGACAGCAAACTCGCGGCTGCGCCTGGCGCGCGCGCTGGTCACGCTGGGGCTGGGGCTCGCGCTGGCGCTGCCGGCGCTGGCGCAGAAGGGCTTCGACACCCCGGAGGCCGCGATGAACGCCTTTGGCGACGCCGTGGCGACCAGCGACGATGCCGCGATGACGGCGCTGCTGGGCGCGTCGGCGCGGCGCATGATCCCGCCCGTGGGCGCGGACCTGCGCTACCGCTTCCTGTCGGCGTGGAGCCAGTCGCACAGCGTGGTGCGGGGCGAAGATGGCCGCGCGCGCATCGCCGTGGGCAACGACGGCTGGACGCTGCCCATTCCGCTGGTGTCGACCAACGGCCGCTGGCATTTCGACGCGCGGGCCGGCAGCGACGAGATCCGGCTGCGGCGCATCGGCCGCAACGAGCTGTCGACCATCCAGACCATGCTGGCGATCTACGACGCCCAGCACGAGTACGCGCTGGGCCGGCACGACGGCGGCGGGCTGGTCGTCTACGCGCGCAAGCTCGTCAGTTCGCCGGGCAAGCAGGACGGGCTGTACTGGCCTACCCGGCCCGGCGAGCCCGAAAGCCCCCTGGGCCCCGCGTTCATCGACGCCGTGACCAGCCATCGCGGCGGGTCGGACGGCTACAACGGCTATCGCTACAAATTGCTGACCGGACAGGGACCAGCGGCGCCCGGCGGCCGGTACACGTACCTGGTCGACGGCAAGCTGTTCGGCGGGTTTGCGGTGCTGGCGTGGCCGGCCCGCTATGGCGACACGGGCATCAAGAGCTTCATGGTCAGCCACGACGGCCAGGTCTACGAACGCGACCTGGGCCGCGACACCCCGGCGCGCGCCGCCGCCATCGCCACGTTTGACCCCGGCAACGGGTGGAGCAAGGTGGCGCCCGAACTGCTGCAGCCGGTGCCGGCCATGCCGGCGGCGCAGCCCACCGCGGCCACGCGCTGA
- a CDS encoding BPSL1445 family SYLF domain-containing lipoprotein: MNRRLFISLPALSLAPVLGACTTNTSGSDAAAKRREIDAGVDGTMSKLFASASSAQALAQQAKGILVFPKILAGGFIVGAEYGEGALRVNNASVGYYRTTSAQFGLLAGAQSKALILMFMTDDALRAFQASKGWTAGVDGSIALATIGANGQIDTNTARAPIVGFMLTNAGLMANLSLEGTKISKLDI, translated from the coding sequence ATGAATCGACGGCTGTTCATCAGTCTGCCCGCCTTGAGCCTGGCGCCCGTGCTGGGCGCCTGCACCACCAATACGTCCGGCAGCGATGCGGCGGCCAAACGCCGGGAGATCGATGCCGGCGTGGATGGCACCATGAGCAAGCTGTTTGCGTCGGCCAGCTCCGCGCAGGCGCTGGCGCAGCAGGCCAAGGGCATCCTGGTGTTCCCGAAGATCCTGGCCGGCGGCTTCATCGTCGGCGCCGAGTACGGCGAGGGGGCGCTGCGCGTGAACAATGCGTCGGTGGGCTACTACCGCACCACCAGCGCGCAGTTCGGCCTGCTGGCGGGCGCCCAGTCCAAGGCGCTGATCCTGATGTTCATGACCGACGACGCGCTGCGGGCGTTCCAGGCCAGCAAGGGGTGGACGGCCGGCGTGGACGGCTCCATCGCGCTGGCGACGATCGGCGCGAACGGGCAGATCGACACCAACACGGCGCGCGCCCCGATTGTCGGCTTCATGCTGACCAATGCCGGGCTGATGGCCAACCTCTCGCTAGAAGGCACCAAGATCAGCAAGCTCGATATCTGA
- a CDS encoding sensor histidine kinase, which produces MRWIPLLLAGASMALAFVALPRAAAPRRPADRLRMVEGSPLCDTASRPGMVELAGSLAHELNQPLTAITSNAQAAREYLMSGAAAQDEIREILDDIVTDASRASDIVKGVRALIRGEAPRLVAFPIADVVDRALELVRDEARARGVTVQGAADPALPRAMGDPMEIQLVLLNLLVNALDAVQAAPSGVARQVNVSAAARDGLLLIAVRDNGCGVSEGDLDKIFRPFFSSKPRGMGLGLSFSRALMERNGGRLRAIRNRDIGMTFECLLRTEAATAHHAAPATMASRLRTATSRR; this is translated from the coding sequence ATGAGATGGATTCCACTGCTGCTGGCGGGCGCGTCCATGGCCCTGGCGTTCGTGGCGCTGCCCCGCGCGGCAGCCCCGCGCCGCCCGGCCGACCGCCTGCGCATGGTGGAAGGCAGCCCGCTCTGCGACACCGCCAGCCGGCCGGGGATGGTCGAGCTGGCGGGATCGCTCGCGCATGAGCTGAACCAGCCGCTGACGGCCATCACCAGCAATGCGCAGGCCGCGCGCGAGTACCTGATGTCGGGCGCGGCGGCGCAGGACGAAATCCGCGAGATCCTGGACGACATCGTCACCGACGCCTCGCGCGCCAGCGACATCGTCAAGGGCGTGCGCGCGCTGATCCGTGGCGAGGCGCCCCGGCTGGTGGCGTTTCCGATTGCCGACGTGGTCGACCGCGCGCTGGAGCTGGTGCGCGACGAAGCGCGGGCGCGTGGCGTGACGGTGCAGGGCGCGGCAGACCCGGCGCTGCCCCGTGCGATGGGCGACCCGATGGAAATCCAGCTCGTGCTGCTGAACCTGCTGGTCAACGCGCTGGACGCCGTGCAGGCCGCCCCGTCCGGCGTCGCACGGCAAGTCAACGTGTCGGCCGCCGCGCGCGACGGCCTGCTGCTGATAGCCGTGCGCGACAACGGCTGCGGCGTCAGCGAGGGCGACCTCGACAAGATCTTCCGGCCGTTCTTCTCGTCCAAGCCGCGCGGCATGGGGCTGGGCCTGTCGTTCAGCCGCGCGCTGATGGAGCGCAACGGCGGGCGCCTGCGCGCCATCCGCAACCGCGACATCGGCATGACCTTCGAATGCCTGCTGCGCACCGAGGCAGCCACCGCCCACCACGCCGCGCCCGCGACGATGGCATCCCGCCTGCGCACCGCCACCTCCAGGAGATAG
- a CDS encoding response regulator transcription factor produces the protein MLATRTTIHIVDDDDSVRRALGRVLAAHGYLTAGFASASQFLEEADLDSTPGCALLDLQLPDISGIDLQQALCSRIPVIILTGHADVASAVLTMQAGAIDFLQKPVSDVQLLASVARGCECAARQFTQARELRELRKKVDRLTPREREVLAWIVTGFRNKQVANRLGTVEKTIKVHRAHVMQKLEVDSLPALVRIADRMGMVADTAA, from the coding sequence ATGCTTGCCACCAGGACCACCATCCATATCGTCGACGACGACGACAGCGTGCGCCGCGCGCTGGGCCGGGTGCTTGCGGCCCACGGCTATCTCACGGCGGGGTTTGCCTCGGCCAGCCAGTTCCTGGAAGAGGCGGACCTGGACAGCACGCCGGGCTGCGCGCTGCTGGACCTGCAGTTGCCCGACATCAGCGGCATCGACCTGCAGCAGGCGCTGTGCAGCCGCATCCCGGTCATCATCCTGACCGGCCACGCCGACGTGGCCAGCGCGGTGCTGACGATGCAGGCCGGCGCCATCGACTTTCTGCAGAAGCCGGTGTCCGACGTGCAACTGCTGGCGTCGGTGGCGCGCGGCTGCGAATGCGCGGCGCGCCAGTTCACGCAGGCGCGCGAGTTGCGCGAGCTGCGCAAGAAGGTGGATCGCCTGACGCCGCGCGAGCGCGAGGTGCTGGCGTGGATCGTCACCGGGTTCCGCAACAAGCAGGTGGCCAACCGGCTGGGCACGGTGGAGAAGACCATCAAGGTGCATCGCGCCCATGTGATGCAGAAGCTGGAGGTGGATTCGCTGCCCGCGCTGGTCCGCATTGCCGACCGCATGGGCATGGTGGCCGACACGGCCGCCTGA
- a CDS encoding response regulator transcription factor: MGPTGKFVAVVDDDASVARSTARLLHAAGIAADTFASGDAFLARMHGPAAYRPSCVILDVCMPGVDGLEVQQQLAGLGLPLIFITAHELPEVRDRALAAGAVGYLRKPFDANQLIRLVRSVML, from the coding sequence ATGGGTCCTACCGGAAAATTCGTGGCGGTTGTCGACGACGATGCGTCCGTGGCGCGGTCCACGGCGCGGCTGTTGCACGCGGCCGGCATCGCGGCGGACACCTTTGCCAGCGGGGACGCCTTCCTGGCCCGGATGCACGGCCCGGCCGCGTACCGCCCGAGCTGCGTGATTCTGGACGTCTGCATGCCGGGCGTGGACGGGCTGGAAGTGCAGCAGCAGCTGGCCGGCCTGGGCCTGCCGCTGATCTTCATCACCGCCCACGAACTGCCCGAGGTGCGCGACCGCGCGCTGGCGGCCGGCGCCGTGGGCTACCTGCGCAAGCCTTTCGACGCCAACCAGCTGATCCGGCTGGTGCGCAGCGTGATGCTGTAG
- a CDS encoding RNA recognition motif domain-containing protein, whose product MLSNLHPDTTEEHVREFLERYGFPPFDAIERQEGDGTRPGMTLTFNTVDMAALQHFVPRIHGVFWNGHKLNALLLRERFN is encoded by the coding sequence ATGCTTTCCAACCTCCATCCCGACACCACCGAGGAACATGTGCGCGAATTCCTCGAACGCTATGGCTTTCCGCCGTTCGACGCGATCGAGCGGCAAGAGGGCGACGGCACGCGGCCGGGCATGACGCTGACGTTCAACACGGTGGACATGGCGGCCCTGCAGCACTTCGTGCCGCGCATCCACGGCGTGTTCTGGAACGGCCACAAGCTCAACGCGCTGCTGCTGCGGGAACGCTTCAACTAG
- a CDS encoding efflux RND transporter periplasmic adaptor subunit, translating into MASGLQSMRGLGVWLAAAGLALAACNRHEAKAPAAPPVTEVGVVKVALRDVPLTYEYVGETQSSQQVEIRARVNGFLEQRLYTEGALVKAGQVMFRMDQKPFKAALEAAQAELAQQQARLTTARANLARVRPLAARNALSQKDLDDATGQEQAAAAAVEAAKANVTNAKLNLGYTTIMSPVDGLSSYAKKQVGSYIDASNSLLTYVAKLDPIWINFSLSENEVLGFQSQSAAGTLKLPDRGAMEVEIVLADGSVYPRRGHIAFADASFNSETGTYLIRAEMPNGQGMLRPGQFVRVRVMGALRTRAITVPQEAVVQGQRGQSVWLVGKDNKAESRVVDVGEWSHGNWVIRSGLREGDTVIVDGSVRLAPGAPVKPVAAAPQATDGARPPAAPPGPPAAAPTAPAGAQPAKGAAS; encoded by the coding sequence ATGGCAAGCGGTCTGCAATCCATGCGCGGCCTGGGGGTCTGGCTGGCGGCGGCCGGACTGGCCTTGGCCGCCTGCAACCGCCACGAGGCCAAGGCCCCGGCCGCGCCGCCGGTGACCGAGGTGGGCGTCGTCAAGGTGGCGCTGCGCGACGTGCCGCTCACGTACGAGTACGTCGGCGAGACGCAAAGCTCGCAGCAGGTGGAAATCCGCGCGCGCGTCAACGGCTTCCTGGAACAGCGGCTGTACACCGAGGGCGCGCTGGTCAAGGCCGGGCAGGTCATGTTCCGGATGGACCAGAAGCCGTTCAAGGCGGCGCTGGAGGCCGCGCAGGCCGAACTGGCCCAGCAGCAGGCGCGGCTTACCACCGCGCGCGCCAACCTGGCCAGGGTGCGTCCGCTGGCGGCGCGCAACGCGTTGAGCCAGAAGGACCTGGACGACGCCACCGGCCAGGAGCAGGCGGCGGCCGCCGCTGTCGAGGCCGCCAAGGCCAATGTCACCAATGCCAAGCTGAACCTGGGCTACACCACGATCATGTCGCCGGTGGACGGCCTGTCGAGCTACGCCAAGAAGCAGGTGGGCTCGTACATCGACGCCTCGAACAGCCTGCTGACCTACGTGGCCAAGCTCGATCCGATCTGGATCAACTTCAGCCTGTCGGAAAACGAGGTGCTGGGCTTCCAGTCGCAGTCGGCGGCCGGCACGCTGAAGCTGCCCGACCGGGGCGCGATGGAGGTGGAGATCGTGCTGGCCGACGGCAGCGTCTATCCCAGGCGCGGGCATATCGCGTTTGCCGATGCGTCGTTCAATTCCGAGACCGGCACCTACCTGATCCGCGCCGAGATGCCGAACGGCCAGGGCATGCTGCGGCCCGGACAGTTCGTGCGCGTGCGGGTGATGGGCGCGCTGCGCACGCGGGCCATCACCGTGCCGCAGGAGGCCGTGGTGCAGGGCCAGCGCGGGCAGTCGGTATGGCTGGTGGGCAAGGACAACAAGGCCGAGTCGCGCGTGGTGGACGTGGGCGAGTGGTCGCACGGCAACTGGGTGATCCGCTCTGGCCTGCGCGAAGGCGACACGGTCATCGTCGACGGATCGGTGCGGCTGGCGCCCGGCGCGCCGGTCAAGCCCGTGGCGGCGGCTCCGCAGGCCACCGACGGGGCGCGGCCGCCCGCCGCGCCGCCCGGTCCGCCCGCCGCCGCGCCAACGGCCCCGGCCGGGGCCCAGCCGGCGAAGGGTGCCGCGTCATGA
- a CDS encoding efflux RND transporter permease subunit → MKLSHFFIDRPIFASVLSIIIVVGGMVALFNLPIAQFPEITPPSITVSTTYPGASSEVVAQNVAAPIEQQVNGADNMLYMSSTSSSTGNMTLTTFFEIGTDPSLAQVDVQNRVNLALPTLPDAVTRQGVTVEKRSQAFMMVIAVYSPDNSYPQTFVDNYTSIYILDALKRIPGANQSSIFGTPDYAMRIWLKPDRMAQLGITAEDVKNAVANQNEQFSAGRIGQSPTSEPVKQTFPVTTKGRMTEPQEFENIILRAASGDAALVRLKDIGRAELGSKDYSLRSRYQGKTATLLAVYQQPGANALAVAGEVRKTLEAAKKTFPPGLEYEIALDTTEFVHESINEVVHTLRDAVILVILVVYLFLQSFRATLVPILAVPVSIIGTFTAMAAFGFSVNMLTLFGMVLAIGIVVDDAIVVIENVERNMMEFHMPPKEAAKAAMDEVGGPVIAIVLVLLAVFIPVAFLSGITGQLYKQFAITLAVSVLLSGVVALTLSPALAAILLKPGTHEKNRFFRWFNRSFDRVVEGYGSAVQTVIRRTVISLAIVVALVVAAVLMFVRIPSSFLPVEDQGYLLGAVILPDAASLDRTGALSRRAAEWFEKQPAVKSVAVPDGYSLIDSQNKSNAGTLFITLKGFHERGKGESAADLIAQATQEFSTYRDGLVIPVNPPSIPGLGTTGGFEFWLQSTGDGTYQQLEERTRAFIAKARQRPELRGVSTTINTRSRQLLVDLDRERAETQGVPVEQVYSALQTMFGSLYVSQFPKNSRLFQVILQAEPEYRSRPEDLDKVYVRNARNEMVPIKAVTTVRWVAGADLVTRFNNFPAAKITGDAAPGYSSGQALQAMEEIAAEVLGEGYSYAWSGQAYEEKKAGSTAAMVFAFALLMVFLILAAQYEKWSLPLGVLLAVPFALFGALVGILLRGMENDVYFQIGLTVLIALAAKNAILIFEFAVEMRVKEGLSAYDAAVKASKLRLRPIIMTSLAFILGCIPLAIASGASAASRQSLGTGVIGGMLGATIIAIFFIPMFFWGLERESKKKLARQAARDAGPAEPTGGTL, encoded by the coding sequence ATGAAGCTGTCCCACTTCTTCATCGACCGGCCGATCTTTGCGTCGGTGCTGTCCATCATCATCGTGGTGGGCGGCATGGTGGCGCTGTTCAACCTGCCGATTGCCCAGTTTCCCGAGATCACGCCGCCCAGCATCACGGTGTCGACCACGTACCCCGGCGCCAGCTCGGAGGTGGTGGCCCAGAACGTGGCCGCGCCGATCGAGCAGCAGGTGAACGGCGCGGACAACATGCTGTACATGTCGTCCACCAGCTCGTCCACGGGCAACATGACGCTGACCACGTTCTTCGAGATCGGCACCGACCCGTCGCTGGCGCAGGTGGACGTGCAGAACCGCGTGAACCTGGCGCTGCCGACGCTGCCGGACGCCGTGACGCGCCAGGGCGTGACCGTGGAAAAGCGCTCGCAGGCGTTCATGATGGTGATCGCGGTGTATTCCCCGGACAACAGCTACCCGCAAACCTTCGTCGACAACTACACGAGCATCTACATCCTGGACGCGCTCAAGCGCATTCCGGGCGCCAACCAGTCGTCGATCTTCGGCACGCCGGACTACGCCATGCGGATCTGGCTCAAGCCGGACCGCATGGCCCAGCTCGGCATCACGGCCGAGGACGTCAAGAACGCCGTGGCCAACCAGAACGAGCAGTTCTCGGCGGGGCGGATCGGCCAGTCGCCCACGTCGGAGCCGGTCAAGCAGACGTTCCCGGTGACCACCAAGGGGCGCATGACCGAGCCGCAGGAGTTCGAGAACATCATCCTGCGCGCGGCCTCCGGCGACGCGGCGCTGGTGCGGCTCAAGGACATCGGCCGGGCCGAGCTGGGGTCGAAGGACTACTCGCTGCGCAGCCGCTACCAGGGCAAGACGGCCACGCTGCTGGCCGTGTACCAGCAGCCCGGCGCCAACGCGCTGGCCGTGGCCGGCGAGGTGCGCAAGACGCTGGAGGCGGCCAAGAAGACGTTCCCGCCGGGGCTGGAATACGAGATCGCGCTGGACACCACCGAGTTCGTGCACGAGTCGATCAACGAGGTGGTGCATACGCTGCGCGACGCGGTGATTCTGGTGATCCTGGTCGTCTACCTGTTCCTGCAGAGCTTCCGCGCCACGCTGGTGCCGATCCTGGCCGTGCCGGTGTCGATCATCGGCACGTTCACGGCCATGGCCGCGTTCGGCTTCTCGGTGAACATGCTTACGCTGTTCGGGATGGTGCTGGCCATCGGCATCGTGGTGGACGACGCCATCGTGGTGATCGAGAACGTCGAGCGCAACATGATGGAGTTCCACATGCCGCCCAAGGAGGCCGCCAAGGCCGCCATGGACGAGGTGGGCGGGCCGGTGATCGCCATCGTGCTGGTGCTGCTGGCCGTGTTCATCCCGGTGGCGTTCCTGTCCGGCATCACGGGCCAGCTCTACAAGCAGTTCGCCATCACGCTGGCGGTGTCGGTGCTGCTGTCCGGGGTGGTGGCGCTGACGCTGTCGCCCGCGCTGGCGGCCATCCTGCTCAAGCCCGGCACGCACGAGAAGAACCGCTTCTTCCGCTGGTTCAACCGCAGCTTCGACCGCGTGGTGGAAGGCTACGGCTCGGCGGTGCAGACCGTGATCCGGCGCACGGTGATCTCGCTGGCCATCGTGGTGGCGCTGGTCGTGGCGGCCGTGCTGATGTTCGTGCGCATTCCGTCGTCGTTCCTGCCGGTGGAGGACCAGGGCTACCTGCTGGGCGCCGTGATCCTGCCCGACGCGGCCAGCCTGGACCGCACCGGCGCCCTGTCCCGGCGCGCGGCGGAGTGGTTCGAGAAGCAGCCGGCGGTGAAATCGGTGGCCGTGCCGGACGGCTACAGCCTGATCGATTCGCAGAACAAGTCCAACGCCGGCACGCTGTTCATCACGCTGAAGGGCTTTCACGAGCGCGGCAAGGGCGAGAGCGCGGCGGACCTGATCGCGCAGGCCACGCAGGAGTTCTCCACCTACCGCGATGGGCTGGTGATACCGGTCAACCCGCCGTCGATCCCGGGGCTGGGCACCACGGGCGGCTTCGAATTCTGGCTGCAGAGCACCGGCGACGGCACCTACCAGCAGCTGGAGGAACGCACGCGCGCGTTCATTGCCAAGGCGCGGCAGCGGCCGGAGCTGCGCGGCGTGAGCACGACGATCAACACGCGGTCGCGCCAGCTGCTGGTGGACCTGGACCGCGAGCGCGCCGAGACGCAGGGCGTGCCCGTGGAGCAGGTGTACTCGGCGCTGCAGACGATGTTCGGCTCGCTGTACGTGAGCCAGTTTCCGAAGAACAGCCGCCTGTTCCAGGTGATCCTGCAGGCCGAGCCTGAGTACCGGTCGCGGCCCGAGGACCTGGACAAGGTCTACGTGCGCAACGCCCGCAACGAGATGGTGCCGATCAAGGCCGTCACGACCGTGCGCTGGGTGGCCGGCGCGGACCTGGTCACCCGCTTCAACAACTTCCCGGCGGCCAAGATCACCGGCGATGCCGCGCCCGGCTACAGCTCGGGCCAGGCGCTGCAGGCCATGGAGGAGATTGCCGCCGAGGTGCTGGGCGAGGGCTACAGCTACGCGTGGAGCGGGCAGGCGTACGAGGAAAAGAAGGCTGGCTCCACGGCCGCCATGGTGTTCGCGTTCGCGCTGCTGATGGTGTTCCTGATCCTGGCGGCGCAGTACGAGAAGTGGTCGCTGCCGCTGGGCGTGCTGCTGGCCGTGCCGTTCGCGCTGTTCGGCGCGCTGGTGGGCATCCTGTTGCGCGGCATGGAGAACGACGTGTACTTCCAGATCGGCCTGACGGTGCTGATCGCGCTGGCGGCCAAGAACGCGATCCTGATCTTCGAGTTCGCGGTGGAGATGCGCGTCAAGGAAGGGCTGAGCGCGTACGACGCGGCGGTCAAGGCGTCCAAGCTGCGGCTGCGGCCGATCATCATGACGTCGCTGGCGTTCATCCTGGGCTGCATTCCGCTGGCCATCGCCAGCGGCGCGTCGGCCGCCAGCCGCCAGTCGCTGGGTACCGGTGTGATCGGCGGCATGCTCGGCGCCACGATCATCGCCATCTTCTTCATCCCGATGTTCTTCTGGGGGCTGGAGCGCGAGAGCAAGAAGAAGCTGGCGCGGCAGGCCGCCCGCGACGCCGGCCCGGCCGAGCCCACCGGAGGCACCCTGTGA
- a CDS encoding glycine zipper domain-containing protein: MSRSKISVALLCAGLGAALSVPALAQKPIAYPAKGQSQAQQQQDDGYCYSWAKSNTGIDPAAVAAAPPPQQGGPAVGGGERVGGAARGALGGAVIGGIAGDAGKGAAAGAAVGTMAGGHRARQNQRNAQANAQQQQSGAMSTYYRAYSACMQGRGYTIQ, encoded by the coding sequence ATGTCCAGATCGAAGATTTCCGTGGCGCTGCTGTGCGCGGGGCTGGGCGCCGCGCTGAGCGTGCCGGCGCTGGCGCAGAAGCCCATCGCCTATCCGGCCAAGGGCCAGAGCCAGGCGCAGCAGCAACAGGACGACGGCTACTGCTATTCGTGGGCCAAGTCCAACACCGGCATCGACCCGGCCGCGGTGGCCGCCGCGCCGCCGCCCCAGCAGGGTGGCCCGGCCGTCGGCGGCGGCGAGCGCGTGGGCGGTGCCGCGCGCGGGGCGCTGGGCGGCGCGGTCATCGGCGGCATTGCCGGCGACGCGGGCAAGGGCGCCGCGGCCGGCGCGGCGGTCGGCACGATGGCGGGCGGCCATCGCGCGCGCCAGAACCAGCGCAATGCGCAGGCCAACGCCCAGCAACAGCAGTCCGGCGCCATGAGCACCTACTACCGCGCCTATTCCGCCTGCATGCAGGGGCGCGGCTACACCATCCAGTGA
- the ppk2 gene encoding polyphosphate kinase 2: protein MAKRKGGAADAAGDGNALGRKEYEAALADLHVELVHLQDWVKATGAKICIVFEGRDGAGKGGTIKALTERVSPRVFRVVALPAPTEREKSQMYMQRYIPYLPAAGEVVIFDRSWYNRAGVERVMGFADDSQVDIFLRAVPLIERAIVGSNVRLLKYWLEVSPEEQTRRLEQRIKDGRKTWKLTDMDLKSYSRWYDYSRARDAMFEASDTEFAPWHVVRSDNKRRARLNIIRHLLDTVPYERIARKKITLPARQKAGGYRAPDYPYRYIPERF from the coding sequence ATGGCAAAACGGAAGGGGGGCGCCGCGGACGCTGCCGGCGACGGCAACGCGCTCGGCCGCAAGGAATACGAGGCGGCGCTGGCCGACCTGCACGTGGAACTGGTGCACCTGCAGGACTGGGTCAAGGCCACCGGCGCCAAGATCTGCATCGTCTTCGAGGGGCGCGACGGCGCTGGCAAGGGCGGCACCATCAAGGCGCTGACCGAGCGCGTCAGCCCGCGCGTGTTCCGCGTGGTGGCGCTGCCCGCGCCCACCGAGCGCGAAAAGAGCCAGATGTACATGCAGCGCTACATCCCCTACCTGCCGGCCGCCGGCGAGGTGGTGATCTTCGACCGGAGCTGGTACAACCGCGCCGGCGTGGAACGGGTGATGGGCTTTGCCGACGACAGCCAGGTGGACATCTTCCTGCGCGCGGTGCCGCTGATCGAGCGCGCCATCGTCGGCTCCAACGTCCGGCTGCTGAAATACTGGCTGGAAGTCAGCCCCGAGGAACAGACGCGCCGGCTGGAGCAGCGCATCAAGGACGGCCGCAAGACCTGGAAGCTGACCGACATGGACCTGAAGTCGTACAGCCGCTGGTACGACTACTCGCGCGCCCGCGACGCGATGTTCGAGGCGTCCGACACCGAATTCGCGCCCTGGCACGTGGTGCGCTCGGACAACAAGCGCCGCGCCCGGCTCAACATCATCCGCCACCTGCTGGACACCGTGCCCTACGAGCGCATCGCGCGCAAGAAGATCACGCTGCCAGCGCGGCAGAAGGCCGGCGGCTACCGGGCGCCCGACTACCCCTACCGCTACATCCCCGAGCGCTTCTAG
- a CDS encoding AI-2E family transporter, protein MLQAPYSTATVSRTLIDSLIRFGLVALLATFCFQIFRPFMNLLVWSVILAITLYPLQVRLRGRVFAGDGRTATLIIVLVIAIVLVPTYLLGTALIESMEQAMAIARRGEFHIPPPPEALAGWPLVGRRLHDAWAMAATDAASLMERLGPQIKAASLTVLGAIGGVGVGLLVFVGALIIAGIIMAYGEQGTRSAVRIATRITGPERGPRLTALCTATIRAVAQGVVGIAFIQMLLIGVAFVLKGVPGAGLLALAVLLLGIMQLPATLITIPVILLVFASEGASATNIVFAIYVFIAGLADNVLKPLMLGRGVDVPMPVILVGALGGMVTGGVIGLFIGPIVLAVGYQLFWQWVDEPLPRIELEPRSNADITGG, encoded by the coding sequence ATGCTGCAAGCGCCGTATTCCACCGCGACCGTGTCGCGCACGCTGATCGATTCGCTGATCCGGTTCGGCCTCGTGGCGCTGCTGGCCACGTTCTGCTTCCAGATCTTCCGGCCGTTCATGAACCTGCTGGTCTGGTCCGTGATCCTGGCCATCACGCTCTATCCGCTGCAGGTGCGGCTGCGCGGCCGGGTGTTTGCCGGCGATGGCCGCACCGCCACGCTGATCATCGTGCTGGTCATCGCCATCGTGCTGGTGCCCACCTACCTGCTGGGTACGGCGCTGATCGAGTCGATGGAACAGGCGATGGCGATTGCCCGGCGCGGCGAATTCCATATCCCCCCGCCGCCGGAGGCGCTGGCCGGCTGGCCGCTGGTGGGGCGCCGGCTGCACGACGCCTGGGCCATGGCCGCCACCGACGCGGCCAGCCTGATGGAAAGGCTCGGCCCGCAGATCAAGGCGGCCAGCCTGACGGTGCTGGGCGCCATCGGCGGCGTGGGCGTGGGGCTGCTGGTCTTTGTGGGCGCGCTGATCATCGCCGGCATCATCATGGCCTACGGCGAGCAGGGCACGCGCAGCGCCGTGCGCATCGCGACGCGCATCACGGGGCCAGAGCGGGGCCCGCGCCTCACGGCGCTCTGCACGGCCACGATCCGGGCCGTGGCGCAGGGCGTGGTGGGCATCGCGTTTATCCAGATGCTGCTGATTGGCGTGGCGTTCGTGCTCAAGGGCGTGCCCGGCGCGGGGCTGCTGGCGCTGGCGGTGCTGCTGCTGGGCATCATGCAGTTGCCGGCCACGCTGATCACGATTCCGGTGATCCTGCTGGTTTTTGCGTCCGAAGGCGCCAGCGCCACCAATATCGTCTTTGCCATCTACGTGTTCATCGCCGGGCTGGCCGACAACGTGCTCAAGCCGCTGATGCTGGGCCGGGGCGTGGATGTGCCGATGCCGGTGATCCTGGTGGGCGCGCTGGGCGGCATGGTCACGGGCGGCGTGATCGGGCTGTTCATCGGGCCCATCGTGCTGGCGGTGGGCTACCAGTTGTTCTGGCAGTGGGTGGACGAGCCGCTGCCGCGCATCGAATTGGAGCCGCGCAGCAACGCCGACATCACCGGAGGCTAG